A stretch of the Planctomycetota bacterium genome encodes the following:
- a CDS encoding ABC transporter permease codes for MILVRLLSQTVVLAIGQIWANKMRSLLTTLGIVIGVAAVVATVAAIEGLRGFVLTEFETFGAAKVYVDGDRPQSWRGRIGWREVQLKPEEIDAIEEHAPSIKAMSPLWFTSPRVDYENSTIESARVVGIRPVWHEVENRQVIQGRPFNSIDLDQRRYVCLINEQAIEELNMPTNPIGEDLLFAGRRFRVVGVVETIELSGMFGGGDSRAEFYVPMSTAMILNPNGWINYAVGLMHDPERAEDTRAEITFVLRSIRNISPEDESTFDVEIPQEYIEQFRTLSAGLVAGAAGIVGISLLVGGIGIMNIMLVSVSERTREIGLRKAVGARPAVILTQFLTEAVVLCMMGGAVGIIIGQGIILALKQIPDAPLDEANVPVWAIGLAVGFCAVTGIVFGVFPALKAARLDPIVALRHD; via the coding sequence ATGATCCTGGTGCGGCTGCTGTCGCAGACGGTCGTGCTGGCCATCGGCCAGATCTGGGCCAACAAGATGCGCTCGCTGTTGACGACGCTGGGCATCGTCATCGGCGTCGCGGCGGTGGTCGCCACCGTGGCGGCGATCGAGGGCCTCCGCGGCTTCGTGCTCACCGAGTTCGAGACCTTCGGCGCCGCCAAGGTCTACGTCGACGGCGACCGCCCGCAGAGCTGGCGGGGCCGCATCGGCTGGCGCGAGGTCCAGCTCAAGCCCGAGGAGATCGACGCGATCGAGGAGCACGCCCCATCGATCAAGGCGATGAGCCCCCTCTGGTTCACGTCGCCCCGCGTGGACTACGAGAATTCGACCATCGAATCGGCCCGCGTCGTCGGCATCCGGCCGGTATGGCACGAGGTCGAGAACCGCCAGGTCATCCAGGGACGGCCGTTCAACTCGATCGACCTCGACCAGCGGCGGTACGTCTGCCTCATCAACGAGCAGGCGATCGAAGAGCTGAACATGCCGACCAACCCCATCGGCGAGGACCTGCTCTTCGCCGGCCGCCGGTTCCGCGTCGTCGGGGTGGTCGAGACCATCGAGCTCAGCGGCATGTTCGGCGGCGGGGACAGCCGGGCCGAGTTCTACGTGCCCATGAGCACCGCGATGATCCTCAACCCCAACGGGTGGATCAACTACGCCGTCGGCCTGATGCACGACCCGGAGCGGGCCGAGGACACGCGGGCCGAGATCACCTTCGTGCTCCGCAGCATCCGCAACATCTCGCCCGAGGACGAGTCGACCTTCGACGTGGAGATCCCCCAGGAGTACATCGAGCAATTCCGGACGCTATCGGCCGGGCTCGTCGCCGGCGCCGCGGGCATCGTGGGCATCAGCCTGCTGGTGGGCGGCATCGGCATCATGAACATCATGCTCGTGTCGGTCTCGGAGCGCACCCGCGAGATCGGGCTCCGCAAGGCCGTCGGCGCACGGCCCGCCGTCATCCTGACGCAGTTCCTCACCGAGGCCGTGGTGCTGTGCATGATGGGCGGCGCCGTCGGCATCATCATCGGGCAGGGCATCATCCTGGCGCTCAAGCAGATCCCCGATGCGCCGCTCGACGAGGCCAACGTGCCGGTCTGGGCCATCGGACTCGCGGTCGGCTTCTGCGCCGTCACGGGCATCGTCTTCGGCGTGTTCCCCGCGCTCAAGGCCGCGCGGCTCGACCCCATCGTCGCGCTGCGGCACGACTAG
- a CDS encoding superoxide dismutase, which produces MPYTLPDLPYAFNALEPHVDARTMEIHHGKHHQGYVTKVNDALEGHPFADRPIEEVLRSINEVPEGKRQAVINNGGGHANHSLFWQIMGPSGGGEPGGGLAEAMSSELGGFQKFKDDFATAAATRFGSGWAWLVVDGGGKLHVTSTANQDSPLMDGHTPILGLDVWEHAYYLNYQNRRPDYVSAWWNVVNWDRVGELYQAARG; this is translated from the coding sequence ATGCCGTACACGCTGCCCGACCTGCCGTACGCCTTCAACGCCCTCGAGCCGCACGTGGACGCCCGGACGATGGAGATCCACCACGGCAAGCACCACCAGGGCTACGTGACGAAGGTCAACGACGCCCTCGAGGGGCATCCATTCGCCGACCGGCCGATCGAGGAGGTGCTCCGCAGCATCAACGAGGTGCCCGAGGGCAAGCGGCAGGCGGTGATCAACAACGGCGGCGGGCACGCCAACCACAGCCTGTTCTGGCAGATCATGGGCCCGAGCGGGGGCGGCGAGCCCGGCGGGGGCCTGGCCGAGGCCATGTCGAGCGAACTCGGCGGCTTCCAGAAGTTCAAGGACGACTTCGCCACCGCGGCGGCGACCCGCTTCGGCTCGGGCTGGGCCTGGCTGGTCGTCGATGGCGGCGGTAAGCTGCACGTGACCAGCACCGCCAACCAGGACAGCCCGCTCATGGACGGCCACACGCCCATCCTGGGCCTCGACGTCTGGGAGCACGCCTACTACCTGAACTACCAGAACCGCCGGCCCGACTACGTGTCGGCCTGGTGGAACGTGGTCAATTGGGATCGGGTGGGCGAGCTGTACCAGGCGGCCCGGGGATAG
- a CDS encoding PilT/PilU family type 4a pilus ATPase, which yields MSGTETSVNGRTEVEEHVSPVPGLDGKDHDPHATRFGEFLKACVKFAASDLIIKTDQPPKLRMRGALKPLDTAPVTMDEWHQVIEHILDDEQKKDLQHYGHVDFAYDYSDDARFRVNLFQARGRISVAARLITSNILPFEKLHLPDSMAKIAMQPQGLVLLSGVTGSGKSTTIASMIQYVNERKPVHILTIEDPIEYIFNDDKATINQREIGIDVLDFKIALKALVRENPDVVLIGEMRDKDTFEAALNAAETGHLVYGTIHASSTTQTFSRIYGLFETEEVEQIRRMLAYQMRAFVYQKLLPTLHENIPRIPGIEILINDAVVQKHILEEREGELREYLNSIEAQQQGMVDFNAWLVKLIEEEYIHQRIAMEASPNKDDLSMRLKKFGGASSKR from the coding sequence ATGAGCGGTACAGAAACGTCAGTCAACGGCAGGACCGAGGTTGAGGAGCACGTGTCGCCCGTGCCGGGCCTCGACGGCAAGGACCACGATCCGCACGCGACGCGCTTCGGCGAATTCCTGAAGGCGTGCGTGAAGTTTGCCGCCTCGGACCTGATCATCAAGACCGATCAGCCGCCCAAGCTGCGGATGCGTGGTGCGCTCAAGCCCCTGGACACCGCGCCGGTGACCATGGACGAGTGGCACCAGGTTATCGAGCACATCCTCGACGACGAGCAGAAGAAGGACCTGCAGCACTACGGCCACGTCGATTTCGCGTACGACTACAGCGACGACGCCCGCTTCCGCGTCAACCTGTTCCAGGCCCGCGGTCGCATCTCGGTGGCGGCCCGGCTGATCACCAGCAACATCCTGCCCTTCGAGAAGCTGCACCTGCCCGACTCGATGGCCAAGATCGCCATGCAGCCGCAGGGCCTGGTGCTGCTCTCGGGCGTGACCGGCTCGGGCAAGAGCACGACGATCGCGTCAATGATCCAGTACGTGAACGAGCGCAAGCCCGTGCACATCCTCACGATCGAGGATCCGATCGAGTACATCTTCAATGATGACAAGGCGACCATCAACCAGCGCGAGATCGGCATCGACGTGCTGGACTTCAAGATCGCGCTGAAGGCCCTCGTCCGCGAGAATCCCGACGTCGTGCTCATCGGCGAGATGCGCGACAAGGACACCTTCGAGGCGGCCCTCAACGCCGCCGAGACCGGCCACCTCGTGTACGGCACCATCCACGCGTCGAGCACCACGCAGACCTTCAGCCGCATCTACGGCCTCTTCGAGACCGAGGAGGTCGAGCAGATCCGCCGGATGCTGGCCTACCAGATGCGTGCGTTCGTCTACCAGAAGCTGCTGCCGACGCTGCACGAGAACATCCCGCGGATTCCGGGCATCGAGATCCTCATCAACGATGCCGTGGTGCAGAAGCACATCCTCGAGGAGCGCGAGGGCGAGCTGCGCGAGTACCTGAATTCCATCGAGGCGCAGCAGCAGGGCATGGTGGACTTCAACGCGTGGCTGGTGAAGCTGATCGAGGAGGAGTACATCCACCAGCGGATCGCGATGGAGGCGAGCCCCAACAAGGACGACCTGTCGATGCGGCTCAAGAAGTTCGGCGGGGCGTCGTCGAAGCGATGA
- a CDS encoding TetR/AcrR family transcriptional regulator — MPRLPAAQRRAQLLDTAAELFATRGYAKATTSELARAAGVTEPIIYRHFGSKRELFVALIQRTSEETIAFWEQQLASTDTPAERLATLVDGNPMVHERFQDAYRVILQAITEVDDEGIQRALQEHMAAVHAFLAREIEAAQDAHQVTKKYSPEIIGWLLIDLGLGFGVLSAWGVEGHGRDVRGRHVSDAIKRMLVGKEAPVARGSSKKPA; from the coding sequence GCAGCCCAGCGTCGGGCGCAGCTGCTGGATACCGCCGCCGAGCTATTCGCGACCCGGGGCTACGCGAAGGCGACCACCTCCGAGCTCGCGCGCGCCGCGGGCGTCACCGAGCCGATCATCTATCGCCACTTCGGCTCCAAGCGGGAGCTCTTCGTCGCGCTCATCCAGCGGACGAGCGAGGAGACCATCGCGTTCTGGGAGCAGCAGCTGGCGTCGACCGACACGCCCGCGGAGCGCCTGGCGACGCTCGTCGACGGCAATCCGATGGTGCACGAGCGATTCCAGGATGCCTACCGCGTCATCCTGCAGGCTATCACCGAGGTCGACGACGAGGGCATCCAGCGGGCGCTCCAGGAGCACATGGCCGCGGTGCACGCCTTCCTCGCCCGCGAGATCGAGGCCGCCCAGGACGCCCACCAGGTCACCAAGAAGTACAGCCCCGAGATCATCGGCTGGCTGCTGATCGATCTCGGCCTGGGCTTCGGCGTGCTCTCGGCGTGGGGCGTGGAGGGCCACGGCCGCGACGTGCGGGGCCGCCACGTCTCGGACGCCATCAAGCGAATGCTGGTGGGCAAGGAAGCGCCGGTCGCCCGCGGCAGCAGCAAGAAGCCGGCCTAG
- a CDS encoding GC-type dockerin domain-anchored protein, with amino-acid sequence MTCKTTAALAGVALAATAAQAQFDAFDDRVAWEDAAGGVVELEDFDSFDIGSLQPSLGDIPFEGGVLRVEGVDSTTGGPAIDGGEFQGSIFPATGHTAYVFTFDTPIKAFGWDTFGAATGIGIAIETDAGVVDIFDFFTGTGDSFLGFVATSPVTEVRIVESPSFGGTAVGEIFEADNLVFVSGEPCIPDFDLDGELTIFDFLAFQNAFDAGDLIADLDGDGELTIFDFLEFQNLFDVGCE; translated from the coding sequence ATGACCTGCAAGACGACCGCGGCACTCGCCGGCGTGGCGCTCGCCGCGACGGCCGCCCAGGCCCAGTTCGATGCCTTCGACGACCGGGTGGCGTGGGAAGACGCCGCCGGCGGCGTGGTCGAACTCGAGGACTTCGACTCGTTCGACATCGGCAGCCTGCAGCCCTCCCTGGGAGACATCCCGTTCGAGGGCGGCGTGCTGCGGGTCGAGGGCGTGGATTCCACCACGGGCGGACCGGCGATCGACGGCGGCGAGTTCCAGGGTTCCATCTTCCCGGCGACGGGCCACACCGCTTACGTGTTCACCTTCGACACGCCCATCAAGGCGTTCGGCTGGGACACCTTCGGCGCGGCAACGGGCATCGGCATCGCCATCGAGACCGACGCCGGGGTCGTGGACATCTTCGACTTCTTCACCGGCACGGGCGACTCGTTCCTGGGATTCGTCGCCACGAGTCCGGTGACCGAGGTCCGCATCGTCGAGTCACCCAGCTTTGGCGGCACGGCCGTCGGAGAGATCTTCGAGGCGGACAATCTCGTCTTCGTGAGCGGCGAGCCGTGCATCCCCGACTTCGATCTGGACGGCGAGCTGACCATCTTCGACTTCCTGGCCTTCCAGAACGCCTTCGACGCCGGTGATCTGATCGCCGACCTCGACGGCGACGGCGAGCTGACGATCTTCGACTTCCTCGAGTTCCAGAACCTCTTCGACGTCGGCTGCGAGTAA
- a CDS encoding efflux RND transporter periplasmic adaptor subunit, whose translation MVKWLIAVVVVLLLLGGVGVLAIGQLGGPGAIQARFQPTDNATEVIIETVSRGDLLRTVNAPGSVEPSSRVQISAEVSARIVALPFEEGQTVRAGDIVCRLDAEDLQARLDAAQSRLRSQQAQLRGAEAELELSLLEMGRVQELYDTRDIPKTEYDATTARKLQAESSLAVIEAGIEAAQADVRAAQRDLDNAVISSPIDGHIVALPVEVGETVLGTFNNQGSLIMEIADLGTMVMRARVDETSVSLVREGQAAQVRLLAYADRVFDGVVERVGLQRRVYTDGTSYVEAEVLVRQAEGDLLRTGLTANADIQVETVRDAIRVPSQAVLDRRTESLPPAVRGAEEVDRTRTFATVVYVVEDGRVRVRPVRAGVSDLSSTVILSGLSEGERVITGPFRALQDMDDGQQVVEEGSQEAGESDDAANEDEQADELAEGGGDAGSEAG comes from the coding sequence GTGGTCAAGTGGCTCATAGCGGTTGTCGTGGTCCTCCTCCTGCTCGGCGGCGTGGGCGTGCTCGCGATCGGGCAGCTCGGCGGACCGGGCGCGATCCAGGCCCGATTCCAGCCCACCGACAACGCCACCGAGGTGATCATCGAGACGGTCTCGCGGGGCGATCTGCTGCGGACCGTCAACGCGCCGGGCTCGGTCGAGCCCAGCAGCCGGGTGCAGATCAGCGCCGAGGTGAGCGCCCGGATCGTCGCGCTGCCCTTCGAGGAGGGCCAGACCGTGCGCGCGGGCGACATCGTCTGCCGGCTGGACGCCGAGGACCTGCAGGCGAGGCTCGACGCCGCGCAGTCGAGGCTGCGATCCCAGCAGGCCCAGCTCCGCGGCGCCGAGGCCGAACTCGAGCTGTCGCTGCTGGAGATGGGACGGGTGCAGGAACTCTACGACACCCGCGACATCCCCAAGACCGAGTACGACGCCACGACCGCCCGCAAGCTGCAGGCCGAGAGCAGCCTGGCGGTGATCGAGGCGGGCATCGAGGCGGCCCAGGCCGACGTTCGCGCCGCGCAGCGGGATCTGGACAACGCCGTCATCTCGAGCCCCATCGACGGCCACATCGTTGCGCTGCCCGTCGAGGTCGGCGAAACCGTGCTGGGCACCTTCAACAACCAGGGCTCGCTGATCATGGAGATCGCCGACCTGGGCACCATGGTCATGCGGGCCCGCGTCGACGAGACCAGCGTCTCGCTCGTCCGCGAGGGGCAGGCGGCCCAGGTGAGGCTGCTGGCCTACGCCGACCGCGTGTTCGACGGCGTCGTCGAGCGCGTCGGGCTGCAGCGCCGCGTGTACACCGATGGCACGAGCTACGTCGAGGCCGAGGTGCTCGTCCGCCAGGCCGAGGGCGACCTGCTCCGCACCGGGCTGACCGCCAACGCCGACATCCAGGTCGAGACCGTGCGGGACGCCATCCGCGTGCCGAGCCAGGCGGTGCTCGACCGCCGCACCGAGAGCCTGCCGCCCGCCGTCCGCGGGGCCGAGGAGGTCGATCGCACCCGGACGTTCGCCACCGTGGTCTACGTCGTCGAGGACGGCCGCGTCCGCGTTCGGCCGGTGCGGGCGGGCGTGAGCGACCTCTCGAGCACGGTGATCCTGTCGGGGCTGAGCGAGGGCGAGCGGGTCATCACCGGGCCATTCCGCGCCCTGCAGGACATGGACGACGGCCAGCAGGTCGTCGAGGAAGGCTCGCAAGAAGCCGGGGAGTCGGACGACGCGGCGAACGAGGACGAGCAGGCGGACGAACTCGCGGAGGGCGGCGGCGATGCTGGGTCTGAAGCGGGGTAA
- a CDS encoding TolC family protein, whose product MAIAIFIRTPARPALVLLLACGVGCTSVFETSQSDLGLLAPRAELQTIRTLPLREVEQLGDAAVAAEPPPELPRAVVIDASEPSVPISIEAARAAALENNLAVRVALISPSIAAEQVSREEAAFEAVFRVTGVAQDTDTPTSTTLADAQQTFRSLNPSLTLPTRLGGNVAVTAPFTRNSTSNVFATLNPSFTQDLEFSLSQPLLRGAGRRSTTAALRIAAYDQQIAEARTKLDVITQLSAVDRAYWRLYAARQEIEVRVRQRDLAILQLERAERLLNAGSVSEIEVLRAESGVADQAEAIIRAENTAATRERELKRLLNIPGLDVESETAVALESTPDPALYDFDPDAMLTTAMATRMELLEAELQLSQDLVRIDLAENQSLPQLNLDALYRINGLGGTFGEAVEEAAANRFEDWRVGVTAVVPIGNEAALSNLRRAVLSRLQRLATTAGREQTIRQEVLDAIDNLTTSWQRILAARERVALSTRTLRAEERQFAVGRSTSTDVLDASTRLADAQLSELSALVDYQIAQVDLASATGTLLGQARVGLEFAPRPTLDGSRYTPRATGPASEPVEGARLSRPPTPAEELAGERGRQTRPVGH is encoded by the coding sequence ATGGCCATCGCCATCTTCATTCGCACACCGGCGCGGCCGGCCCTCGTGCTCCTGCTTGCGTGCGGCGTTGGCTGCACCAGCGTCTTCGAGACCTCGCAGAGCGACCTGGGCCTGCTCGCGCCGCGGGCCGAGCTGCAGACCATCCGCACGCTGCCACTGCGAGAGGTCGAGCAGCTCGGCGACGCCGCGGTCGCCGCGGAGCCGCCACCCGAGCTGCCACGGGCCGTCGTCATCGATGCGAGCGAGCCGAGCGTGCCCATCAGCATCGAGGCCGCCCGCGCCGCCGCGCTGGAGAACAACCTGGCCGTCCGCGTCGCGCTCATCTCGCCATCGATCGCCGCCGAGCAGGTCTCGCGCGAGGAGGCGGCCTTCGAGGCGGTCTTCCGCGTCACCGGCGTCGCCCAGGACACCGACACGCCCACCTCCACGACGCTCGCCGACGCGCAACAGACCTTCCGCTCGCTCAATCCCTCGCTGACGCTCCCGACGCGGCTGGGCGGCAACGTCGCGGTCACGGCGCCCTTCACCCGCAACAGCACGAGCAACGTGTTCGCGACGCTCAACCCATCGTTCACGCAGGACCTGGAGTTCTCGCTCAGCCAGCCGCTGCTCCGCGGCGCCGGCCGGCGGTCCACCACCGCCGCGCTGCGCATCGCCGCGTACGACCAGCAGATCGCCGAGGCCCGCACGAAGCTCGACGTGATCACCCAGCTGTCGGCGGTGGACCGCGCCTACTGGCGGCTGTACGCCGCGCGGCAGGAGATCGAGGTCCGCGTCCGCCAGCGGGACCTGGCGATCCTCCAGCTCGAGCGGGCCGAGCGGCTGCTCAACGCCGGCTCGGTCTCGGAGATCGAGGTGCTGCGGGCCGAGTCGGGCGTCGCCGACCAAGCCGAGGCCATCATCCGCGCCGAGAACACCGCCGCCACCCGCGAGCGAGAGCTCAAGCGGCTGCTGAACATCCCCGGGCTGGACGTTGAGTCCGAGACGGCCGTCGCCCTCGAGAGCACGCCCGATCCGGCGCTCTACGACTTCGACCCCGACGCCATGCTCACCACCGCGATGGCCACCCGGATGGAACTGCTCGAGGCCGAACTGCAGCTCTCGCAGGACCTCGTCCGCATCGACCTGGCCGAGAACCAGTCGCTGCCGCAGCTCAACCTCGATGCGCTCTACCGCATCAACGGGCTGGGCGGCACCTTCGGCGAGGCCGTCGAGGAGGCCGCAGCCAACCGCTTCGAGGACTGGCGGGTCGGCGTCACCGCGGTGGTGCCCATCGGCAACGAGGCGGCGCTGTCCAACCTCCGCCGCGCGGTGCTCAGCCGGCTGCAACGACTGGCCACCACCGCGGGCCGCGAGCAGACCATCCGCCAGGAGGTGCTCGACGCCATCGACAACCTGACGACCAGCTGGCAACGGATCCTCGCCGCCCGCGAGCGGGTCGCCCTGAGCACCCGGACGCTGCGAGCCGAGGAAAGGCAATTCGCCGTGGGCCGCTCGACGTCGACCGACGTGCTCGACGCCTCCACGCGGCTGGCCGACGCGCAGCTCAGCGAGCTGTCCGCTCTGGTGGATTACCAGATCGCGCAGGTCGATCTCGCGTCGGCCACGGGCACGCTGCTGGGACAGGCCCGCGTCGGCCTGGAGTTCGCACCGCGGCCGACGCTCGACGGCTCGCGGTACACGCCTCGGGCCACCGGGCCGGCCAGCGAGCCCGTGGAGGGCGCCCGGCTCAGCCGCCCGCCGACGCCCGCCGAGGAACTGGCCGGCGAGCGCGGACGGCAGACGCGGCCGGTGGGCCACTGA
- a CDS encoding ABC transporter ATP-binding protein, whose protein sequence is MLGLKRGKKPDADAPAIRIRGIEKIYKMGVERVHALAGVDLVVKRGEFVAIMGASGSGKSTLMNVLGCLDRPTTGEYELAGRRTRKMSASALARVRNEQIGFIFQTFELLPRASAIANVMLPMIYSPRHLFTARARAKAALRRVGLGDRMRHRPNQLSGGQRQRVAVARALVNDPAILLADEPTGNLDSATTAEIIKLFEELHREGQTIVIVTHEEEVAGHAERIVRLRDGRVDSDMPTGDDPMHLAFLNSIAQTAARRAKQSAAPEPQEAAS, encoded by the coding sequence ATGCTGGGTCTGAAGCGGGGTAAGAAGCCCGACGCCGATGCTCCGGCCATCCGGATCCGCGGCATCGAGAAGATCTACAAGATGGGCGTCGAGCGCGTCCACGCCCTCGCCGGCGTCGACCTCGTGGTCAAGCGGGGCGAGTTCGTCGCGATCATGGGCGCCTCGGGCTCGGGCAAGAGCACGCTGATGAACGTGCTGGGATGCCTCGACCGCCCCACCACCGGCGAGTACGAACTCGCCGGCCGGCGCACCCGCAAGATGTCGGCCTCGGCGCTCGCACGGGTCCGCAACGAGCAGATCGGGTTCATCTTCCAGACCTTCGAGCTGCTGCCCCGCGCGTCGGCCATCGCCAACGTCATGCTGCCGATGATCTACTCGCCCCGGCACCTGTTCACCGCCCGAGCGCGCGCGAAGGCGGCGCTGCGGCGCGTGGGCCTGGGCGATCGCATGCGGCACCGGCCCAACCAGCTCTCGGGCGGCCAGCGGCAGCGCGTCGCCGTGGCTCGCGCGCTGGTCAACGACCCGGCCATCCTGCTGGCCGACGAGCCCACGGGGAACCTGGATTCGGCCACGACCGCCGAGATCATCAAGCTCTTCGAAGAACTCCATCGCGAGGGCCAGACCATCGTCATCGTGACGCACGAAGAAGAGGTCGCCGGCCACGCCGAGCGAATCGTCCGGCTCCGCGACGGCCGCGTGGACTCGGACATGCCCACGGGCGACGACCCGATGCACCTGGCCTTCCTCAATTCCATCGCCCAGACCGCCGCCCGGCGGGCGAAGCAATCGGCGGCACCCGAACCGCAGGAGGCCGCATCATGA
- a CDS encoding sigma-70 family RNA polymerase sigma factor: protein MRQKRSQGPTPLEQARRRQHAGASSPGVVARGARRRLSPEDERLLDQIMAQEMDYIDSPAFYEEKAEDQIYDEAPDIQKPDTAWYHPVMDDLSATRTRTVKSSQQVILTAAEEKVLFHQFNYARHRVWMLQEEVWKNPNRKPTPEQAEAILYWYRRADRIREQIAETNLALVLAMAKRTRMSEVDFADLVSEGNMALLRAVDKFDAGRGYKFSTYACRAILKAFSRQGMKLSKYRQRFPTDFDPKLEKSNFLETKRADFERDAAEEVKRIVMDNRADLTDVERTVIEHRFGLESGEEKPMTLEQVGQIIGVTKERVRQIQNKAMEKLRVELEANFLGVNPEPEAEEQDAEAGEVAPVA from the coding sequence ATGAGGCAAAAGCGAAGCCAGGGACCGACTCCGCTGGAGCAGGCTCGCCGCCGGCAGCACGCCGGCGCGTCCAGCCCGGGTGTCGTCGCGCGCGGAGCGCGGCGTCGGCTGAGCCCTGAGGACGAGCGGCTGCTCGACCAGATCATGGCCCAGGAGATGGACTACATCGACAGCCCGGCCTTCTACGAGGAGAAGGCCGAGGACCAGATCTACGACGAGGCGCCCGACATCCAGAAGCCCGACACCGCGTGGTACCACCCGGTGATGGACGACCTGTCGGCCACGCGGACCCGCACGGTGAAGAGCAGCCAGCAGGTCATCCTGACGGCGGCGGAGGAGAAGGTCCTCTTCCACCAGTTCAACTACGCGCGGCACCGCGTGTGGATGCTGCAGGAAGAGGTCTGGAAGAATCCGAACCGCAAGCCGACGCCCGAGCAGGCCGAGGCGATCCTGTACTGGTATCGCAGGGCCGATCGCATCCGCGAGCAGATTGCCGAGACGAACCTCGCGCTGGTGCTGGCGATGGCCAAACGCACCCGCATGAGCGAGGTGGACTTCGCCGACCTGGTCAGCGAGGGCAACATGGCGCTGCTGCGTGCCGTGGACAAGTTCGACGCGGGCCGGGGCTACAAGTTCTCGACCTATGCGTGCCGAGCGATCCTCAAGGCCTTCAGCCGCCAGGGCATGAAGCTGAGCAAGTACCGCCAGCGCTTCCCGACGGACTTCGACCCCAAGCTCGAGAAGTCCAACTTCCTCGAGACCAAGCGGGCCGACTTCGAGCGGGATGCCGCCGAGGAGGTCAAGCGGATCGTGATGGATAACCGCGCCGACCTCACCGATGTCGAGCGGACCGTGATCGAGCACCGCTTCGGGCTCGAGAGCGGCGAGGAGAAGCCCATGACCCTCGAGCAGGTCGGCCAGATCATTGGCGTGACCAAGGAGCGGGTGCGGCAGATCCAGAACAAGGCCATGGAGAAGCTCCGCGTGGAGCTGGAGGCCAACTTCCTGGGCGTCAATCCCGAGCCCGAAGCCGAGGAGCAGGATGCCGAGGCCGGCGAGGTCGCCCCGGTGGCCTAG